In the genome of Devosia rhizoryzae, the window CCATTTTTCTGGGCGGCGACGGCCTTGTCTTGGCTGCGCACGGCAAAGGCGTCCTGCGCATCGCGGCTGACGCCGAATTCCTGGGCAACGTTCTCGCCGGTCTCGGGCATGGAATCGACGCCATATTGCGCCTTCATGGCCGGGTTGACGAAGCGCCAGCCTATGGTCGTGTCATAAATCTCGGCATTGCGCGAAAAAGCCGTGTCGGCCTTGGGCAGTACGAAGGGGGCGCGGCTCATGCTTTCGGTGCCGCCGGCTATGACCAGTTCCGCCTCGCCCGACTTGATGGCGCGTGCGGCAGCGATGACCGCATCCATGCCTGAGCCGCAGAGGCGGTTGATCGTCGTGCCGGTGACGCCGACCGGCAGGCCGGCCAGCAACAGGCTCATGCGCGCCACGTTGCGGTTGTCCTCGCCAGCCTGGTTGGCATTGCCGAAGATGACGTCATCGACGGCGTCCCAATCGACGCCGGCCTGTTCTGCCATCAGCGCCTTGAGCGGAATGGCGCCCAGATCGTCGGGTCGCACCGATGACAGCGATCCGCCGAAGCGACCGATGGGGGTGCGCCTATAGGCGCAGATGAAGGCCTCGGTCATCTCAAAGCTCCGGGGCGACGAGGTCGCCGATGGTCTCGGGCAGTACCATTTCGGCGCCGGTCACCGCCTGCAACTCATCCACACTCATCGAAGGCAGCTTTTCGCGTAGCACGAAGCGGCCGCCTTCGATGTCGAGTACGGCAAGGCTGGTATAAACGCGCGTCACGCAGCCGACGCCGGTCAGCGGCAATGCGCCTTTCTTCACCAGCTTGGGCTTGCCGCCCTTGGTCACGTGGTCGGTGATGACGGCGACGCGCTTGGCGCCATGGACCAGGTCCATGGCTCCGCCCACCGCCGGCACGCCCTTGGGGCCGGTCGACCAATTGGCGAGGTCGCCGTTTTCCGCCACTTCATAGGTCCCGAGGATCGCCACATCGAGATGGCCGCCGCGCACCATGCCGAAACTGTCGGCGTGGTGGAAGAAGGCCGCGCCGGGCTTCAAGGTGATCGCCTTCTTGCCGGCATTGATGAGGTCCCAGTCCTCCTCGCCTTCGGCCGGCGCCTCGCCAAAGTTTAGCACGCCATTCTCAGTGTGGGAAATGGCCTGTTTTCCGGGCGGCTGAAACTTGGCGACCATCTCTGGAAAGCCGATGCCAAGATTGACATAGGCGCCATCCTCGATGTCCTGCGCGGCGCGCCAGGCAATCTGGGCGTTGGAAAGCTTGCTGATCATGCGTATGCCACTCCGTCGCGCATCAGGGCTTCCTCCTGTTTCGGATCGGAAACCTCGACCACGCGATTGACGAAAATACCTGCTGTGACGACCTGCTCGGGGTCGATCTCGCCGGGCTGAACGATGCGCGTCGCCTGAACGATGGTGACCTTGGCGGCGGCGGCCATTAGGGGCGAGAAATTGCGCGCCGCCTTGCGATAGGTGAGATTGCCCAGGGTGTCGGCCAGTTCGGCCTTGATCAGCGCCGCATCGGCTTTCAGCCAGCGCTCCTGCACATAATGCTTGCCGTCGAACTCAGCCACCGGCTTACCCTTGGCAACATCGGTGCCATAGCTGGCAGGCGTGTAAAAGGCCGGAATGCCGGCGCCAGCGGCCCGGATACGCTCAGCCAAAGTGCCCTGCGGAACCAGTTCGAGCGCGATTTCGCCGGCCAGGTATTTTTCGGTGAAGGCGCGCGGATCGGCCGAGCGCGGGAACGAGCAGATCATTTTGGCGACCATGCCCGCGTCGATCATCGCGGCAATGCCGATGCGGCCATTGCCGGCATTGTTGTTGACCACGGTGAGGTTCTTCGGGCTGCCGGTCGCCTTGAACCGGTCGATCAGCGCATGGATCAGCTCGATCGGCGCGCCAGAGCCGCCAAAGCCGCCCACCATCAGCACCATGCCATTCTCGATGCGTGCCAATGCCGTGGCCAGGTCCGGAACCGTCTTGTCCATGGTATTCCTTCGATTTTTGCCCGTCCGGCCAAGCGACCTGTTGCGACGGGGAAGCCCCTACGCCAGATTTCTCTGATCAAACGCAATGCCTGTTCATCAGAGAGATACCGCCCCATCGAAGGGGCGTTATCGACCAACTGGCAGAGCGAAACGGGTCAGGTGGGCAGGACGAGGCCGGCCTCGACCAACGGCCGTATGGCCTCGATCTCGTAGTGCACGGTCTCGGCCATGGCTTCGGGCGAATTCAGCACTGCGACAACGCCAAGCGACGTCAGCAAGGCCTGCGATTCAGGCAGCAGTGCCCAGGCGCGCAGGGTGTCGTTGATTTTGGCGACGATGTCGGCAGGCATGCCCTTGGGGCCGACAATGCCGAACCACAGGGTCTGATTGTAGCCGGGAAGCCCCTGCTCGGCGACCGTCGGCACGTCAGGCAACTCCGGGATGCGGGATGCCGACGTCACCGCCAGGGCGACGATGTTGCCATCCTTGATGTGCTGGATGTAATTGGCAGGCGCGTCGGCCGAGAAGTCGATATGGCCGCCCAAAATGTCGGCTGCCAGCGGCGGCGAGCCCTTGTACGGGACGTGATTGAACTCGATCCCCATCTGCTGTCCGATGAGGGCTGCACAGATATGTCCCTTGGTGCCGGCTCCCGGATTGCCGATATTGACCATACCCGGGTTGGCCTTGGCATAGTCGAACAGTTCAGTCAGCGTCTTGGCCGGCGCGTTCTTGCTGGCGGTGATCAGCGCGCCGCTTTCGGCAAACACGGTGATCGGCTCGAAATCGGCTTGCGGATCGTAGGCCAGGTTGGACTGCACCACCTTGTTGGCCGCCAGCGGCGCGCTGCCGCTGACCAGGATCGTGTAGCCATCCGGCGCCGAACGGGCGAGTTGACCACCGGCCAAGGCCCCAGCGGCGCCCGCCACGTTTTCGAGCACGAACTGCTGCCCGAATTCCTTGGTGAGAATGTCAGCGACAAGTCGCGCCAGGATGTCGCTGGTGCCGCCCGGCGGGTAGGCCGAGATGACGGTTACGGGCTTGGTGGGCCAGGCATCCTGACCAAACGACATTCCAGTGGACGCCAGCAATCCTGCTGTGCTCCCAAGAACGATGAATTCGCGTCTTTTCATGTTTTCCTCCTGCCACCCGTTCCCTGCCGGGTCTTGGCTGTAGTGACATCTAGCGCACTGGTGCCTACCTCGATATTCAACACCGATGGCATTTCACCTCACGAAACGCCACCCTCGCCGCCGAGCCAGCGCTCCTCCCTGGCATGGAACTGGGCGAGTTCGTCAGGACGATCGTCACCGAGCAGATCCTGGTTGACCATCACGCCGCGGCTGCGCTGGATATAGGTCAGGAACTTATAGGACGGGCGCATCGTATCGAGCAGCGCAGGGTCGACCGGCAGCGCGTCGGATGCGAGTGTCGGCATCATGATGTCGCGTTCGAAGAACACGTGGAAGCTCGCGAGTTTCCAGTCGCCGGCCACCCGCACGGCGCGTGAGAAGAACCGGCAGTATACCTGGAAGTCGATCTCAATGCCTTCGAGCCTGGCCCGGTTGAAAATCATGGCCGGGCTCTCGACTGTTGCCCGATCCCCGCGGATCTGTGCAAAGGCGGGAAAAACCCAGTGCTTGGAATTGCCGGTATTGCTCATCCATTTCCGGGTGGCCGCCACATAGGCATCGCCGCCGGTGCCGTCGTACCAGCTGGTGCGGACGTAGGCTTCAGGGTGAAAGCACGCTGCCATGACGTCGAACCGCCGCTGGTCGCGCGCGAAGCGTTCGCGGCGCACCAGGTCGAAGAGTTCGGTGCGATCGAATTGGTCCTGCAGCCGTGCGTCGCTACTGGTTTGCATAGCTCGTCCTCATCTTGGCAAAAAGGGTCAGTCGACTTCCTGGAGGCCTTCCTGGCGCAGCTTGCGAAAGCCCGGGAGCAGGATGGAAACCAGCAGCACAGCGGCAATCAGCAGCGTGCCCATGCTGACCGGGCTACTGAAGAACACGCCGGCATTTCCGTGGGAGATCAGCATCGAGCGGCGCAGGTATTCCTCGGCCATCGGCCCCAGGATCAGGGCCAGGATGAGCGGGGCGGGCTCGGCGCCGGCTTTGCGGAACACGTATCCCAGCACGCCGAACAGCGCCATGAGATAGACGTCGAAGGCGCTGTTGCGAATGCTGTACACACCGATGGCAGTGAAGACGCAGATCAGCGGGAAGAGATATTTGTAGGGCACGGAAATCAGCTTGGCCCACATGCCCACCAGGGGCAGGTTGAGGATAAGCAACATCAGATTGCCCATCCACATCGAAACCACCAGGCCCCAGAACAGGGCCGGCTGTTCGCTCAGAATATTAGGCCCGGGCTGGACGCCCTGGACAACGAGTGCACCGATCATCAGGGCCATTGTGGCAGTGCCCGGCAGACCAAGTGTCAGCATGGGAATGAAGGCCGTCTGTGCGGCGGCGTTATTGGCGGCCTCCGGCGCCGCAACACCCTCGATAGCGCCCTTGCCGAACATTTCGGGATGCTTCGATATCTTCTTTTCGAGCGCATAGGCGGAGAAGGAGGAGAGCAGCAGGCCCGCACCGGGGAGCACGCCGAGCAGGACGCCGATGCCGGTGCCGCGCGCGATCGGCGCCGACATGCGTTTCCAGTCCTCGCGAGTGGGAAACAGCGAGCTGACCTTGGCGACAGTAGCAGAGCGGGAGCGCTCGTTTTCGAGGTTGGCAAGGACGTCGCCCAAGCCAAAGATGCCGGTGGCGATGACCACGAAGTTGAGACCGTCGAGAAGATCCGGAGAGCCGAATGTGTAGCGCGCGGCACCAGAATTGACGTCGGTGCCGATCATGCCAAGGAGCATGCCGAGCAGGACCATGCCGAAGCCGGTGAGCAGCGAGCCGGACGTCAGTACCATGGAGGTAACAAGGCCAAGCACGATCAGCGAAAAATATTCGGTGGGACCGAAGCTCAGGGCCATGCTGGAGAGAACCGGCGCGGCAATGACGATAAACAGCGTGCCGATGGTCCCGGCAAAGAAACTGCCGATCGCGGCGGCGGCCAAAGCCCTCCCGGCCTTGCCCTGCTTGGCCATTTCGTGGCCGTCGAGCGTGGTCACGACCGAAGAAGCTTCGCCGGGAAGGTTCATCAGGATGGCAGTGGTCGAGCCGCCATATTGGGAGCCGTAGAAAATACCCGCCAGCATGATCAATGCCGTGTCGACCGGCAGCCCGAACGTGAACGGCAGAAGCATCGAGATGGTGGCAATTGGACCGAGGCCCGGCAACACGCCCACCGCGGTGCCCAGCAGCACGCCCGCAAAGCAGTAGGCGAAGTTGGTGAGGGTACTCGCGGTCTGAAAGCCGAGCAGGAGCCCGCTGAAAATGTCCATGTCGACCTCGATGCCTTAGCGGACGGCCAGGACCTGCAGCCAAGACCCAACGAGGGGAATGGGCAGGCCGAGCAGTGTTACGAACAAGAGCCCGCATGCGGCCGAGAAGGCCACGGCGCCGGCAACGGCTTTCCAGTTGAGCGCAAAGGTGATGCTGGCCGTGCCCGCCCCGATGCACAGCAGCAGCACGGAGACAGGCAGTCCCAGCTTGTCGAGCAGGAAGCCAAAGACGATGATTGCGACGGTAACGATCGCGATGGGCCACCAGCGAGACATGGCGATCACTTCGGATTTGCCGAGCCGCCCCCGCATCAGGATGGCAATGCCGGTCAGCAGCAGCAGCGCCGAGATGACGACCGGGAAAAATCCCGGTCCCATGCGGTTGGGCGTGCCCAGGGGAAATTGCAGCGCCATCACAAGAGCAACCAGGCCGATGATGGAAAAGAGCGCGCCCTGCACCAAATCCTGCGTAATCTTCACCTGCATTCTCCTCCTCTGAAGCGCCTCAACCCGGATAGCCGAGCACGGCCTTGACCTCGAGATATTCGCGAAAGCCGTAGATGCCGAACTCTCGCCCATTGCCCGACTGTTTGTAGCCGCCAAAGGGCAGGCTGCGGTCGAATGGCGCGCCGTTGAGATAGACCCGCCCTGCCCTGATGCGCTTGGCGAGCTTGAGTGCGTGATCGGGATCGCCGGACTGGATGAAACCGGCAAGGCCGAAGGGTGTGTCGTTGGCGATGTCGATGGCCTCGTCCTCGGTGTCGTAAGCGAGGATGGAAAGGACAGGCCCGAATATCTCTTCGCGCGCGATCGTCATCTGCCGCGTGACGTCACCGAACACCGTGGGGTGGACATAGTAGCCGCGGTTGATCTCGGCCGGACGGCCCAAACCACCTGCGACCAGGGTCGCACCTTCGTCGATCCCGGACTGGATGAGCTTTTGCACCTTGTCAAACTGGCCCTGGCTGACCAGCGGCCCAAGCGTGGTTTCAGGCTGCATCGGGTCACCCAGCCGGATCGTCGCCACGGCGGCGCGCGCGGCATCGAAAGCGGCTTCGCGCTGCGACACATGCACTAGCATGCGGGTCGGCGACTGGCAGTTCTGGCCAGCATTGGTGTAGCACGCATGTACTCCCGCCATCACCGAAGCGCGGATATCGGCATCTTGCAGGATGATGTTGGCGGACTTGCCGCCGAGTTCCTGCGCCACCCGCTTGACGGTCGGCGCTGCAAGCGTTGCAACGCGGATGCCGGCGCCGGTCGAACCGGTGAAGGAAACGAGGTCTATTTCGGGGTGCGAGGCCAGTGCTTCGCCTACCGTGGGGCCGTCGCCATTGACGAGGTTGAACACACCAGCCGGCAGGCCGGAGTCATGGATGATCTCGGCCAGGATCATGGCGCTTAGCGGCGCGATTTCGCTGGGCTTGAGAACCACGGTGCAGCCGGTCGACATTGCCGGCGCGACTTTCGAGGCGACCTGATTAAGTGGCCAATTCCAGGGCGTAATCAGGCCACAGACGCCAATCGGTTCGTGCCGGACAATGCCGGGCCCCATCCGTTCCTCGAACGGAAAACCGGCCAGCACACGCGCCGCCTCCTCGAAGTGAAACAGCGCAACCGTTGCCTGACGTTCCGTCGAGAAGGTGATCGGGGCGCCCATTTCCAGCGTCATTGTGCGCGCCAGTTCCGGCAGGCGCGCACGGAAGCCATCAATGATGCCACGCAGCCAGCCCAGCCGCTGTTCGACGCTCGTCGCGGAATAGCTCGCAAAGGCGCGGCGGGCAGCCCTGGCGGCCCGATCGACATCGGCGGCGGACCCCAAACTGATGCGGCCCACGGTTTCTTCGGTCGCCGGGTTGGTGACGCCGGCGGTCGCAGCACCGGCCGGTTCGACCCATGCGCCGTCGATATAGAACTTCAACTTGTCCATTGCTGCCTGCTTGAGCGCCCTGAGGGGAGATATTGCGCGATACTAGATCATAGCCTTGCGCGAGCAACCTGCGAGACGATGCGTTCCGTCAGGTGATCGCGACACGGCTTCACAGGTGGCGCCCTTCGTCCACCGGTACGACGATGCCGGTCGAACTGGTGAGATTGACAATGCAGGCGACCACCGCGCGCGCCACGTCGTCGGGCGTCGTGACATGGGCCAGCGGCAGACGCTCGGCGGTCTTTTCCAACTGTTCACGCGAGCGCCCCGGCACAAACCCGGTGTCAACGCCAGCCGGCGAAATCGAGAAAACCCGCACTTTGGGGGCCAGCACCTTGGCCAGTGCGATGGTCAGCGCGTCGACCCCGGCTTTGGCGGCAAGATAGGCCAGGCTGCTGCCGATGCCGGTGCGGGCGGCAATGGACGATACATTGACGATGGAGGCGCTCTGCCCTTTTTCGAGCAGGGGACGGAAGGCCCGCATCACCGCAAAGGGACCGCGCAGGTTGACCATCACGGTGCGATCGAAGATGTCGTCGGTGAGGGCATCGAGGTCTGCGGCGGGAACCGGCGTCGTTGCGCCACCGGAATTGATCAGTGCATCGAGACTGCCGAAGCGGCGTTCGATGAAGGCCGCGGCTTCGGTCATGGAGGCCGAATCCTCCATCGAGATGCGCATGGCCGTGTGGCCACTGCCCGCGAGACCCGCAATCACCGCGTCGGCGGCTTCGGCCCGGCTATTATAGCCCACGATCACCGTCGTGCCCAAGGCGGCCAGCCGCGCAGCGGTGGCCATGCCGATCCCGCTGCTGCCGCCTGTCACCAAGGCCCTACGTGGCGCATTCAGCGCCGGAATTTCTAGTCCGGCCATTTTCGACCTCCCCAAGTTCTGGCGCCTTAGTGGCTGAATTCCTTCAGTGCAGCACTGGCAGCGTTACGGATAAAGCCATGGTCGCTGGAAATCACCATCGCCGTTGCGCCCAGCGATTCAACAAAGGCCAGATCGGCCTTCGTGCTGGGCAGCATCATCAGCGGCTTGTCGGCGTCCCTGGTGGACGCTGCAACGCGCCGGCTGATCTCGGCCACTTTTGTGGCCGCATCGGGGTCATCGCGAAACGAAGCCGTGAGATCGCCACGCCCGATAAACAGGGCATCGATACCGTCGACGCGGGCAATATCACCCGCAACGTCAATGGCCTGCTGATCCTCGATCATGGGGATCACCGCAATCTGGCTGTCCTGCAACTGCATGTGATGCACCGGGCCGGCACTGCCCCAGTTGCTGGCGCGCGAAAGGCCGACAAAGCCACGGCTGCCGCCAGTATAGTGGGCAGCGCGGGCAATTGCGGCGGCTCTCTCGGCCGAAGCAACATGGGGCACCATGATGCCCATCGCGCCGGAGTCGAGCACGGTCAGCACGTTGGACTCTGTGAACTCCGGAATGCGTACGATCGGCGCCATGTTGGACGCGCGCGCCGCAAGGATCATCAGATCGGTGGTGGTTCGGTCGAGGGGCGCATGCTCCTGGTCGATAATGATGAAATCATAGCCAATCTGGCCCAGCATTTCGATGACCTGCGTCGTGGGCAATTTGACAAAGGTGCCGAACATGCGCTGCCGCGCATGAAGGCGATCGCGAAAGGTCGAAAAATGCGGCCGCTGTTCGGTCATGGTCATCTCCTCGATGGCGCACCTTCTACACGCCGAAGTCTGCCCTATTCGATGCGGAACGATCTGCGTTTCTCTCAGCGAAACGCTGCGGGGTCGTTTCTGTAAGCGAAACGCGTGCCAAATGCCGTTGCGGACCAAAGGAGGTGAATGGGACTTAGCCACGAGATCAAGCTGCGACGCGGCATTTCCAAGGACCAGAACTGTGGCCAATCCTACCATTCTTACCTGCGCGGTGACGGGCAACATTACCACGTTGGAGCAGACGCCCTACCTACCCATAACGCCCGAGCAGATCGCCAATGCCGGGCTTGAGGCCGTGCGGGCCGGCGCGGCAATCATCCACGTGCACGTGCGCCACGACAATGGCCGGCCCAGTATGGAACTGCACCACTATCGCGAGGTGGTCGAGCGGCTGCGGGCCGCCGACGAAGATGTGGTGATCAATCTTACCACCGGCCCCGGTCAGCGGTTCATACCCAGCGACGACAATCCCAGCGTTGCGGCGCCAGGAACCACGCTGATGCGGCCCGAGCCGCGCGTGACCCATATCGAGGCCCTGCGGCCCGAACTCTGCAGCCTCGATTTCAACACCATGTATTCGGGCACGTCGGTGGTGATCAACACGCCGACCAATCTCGGTATCATGGCTGAGCGGATTCGGGCGGCCGGTGTGCGGCCCGAGGTCGAGGTCTTTGACAGCGGCGACATCCAACTGCTCAACGACATGGTGCGGCAGGGCACGATCGAGGCTCCAGTGTTCTGCCAGATCGTGCTGGGGGTCCGCTATGGCGCCATCGCCACGCCGGAGACGCTGGCCTATCTCAAGAGCATCCTGCCGCCCGGTTGCAACTGGGGCGGCGCCGGGGTCGGCCGCTTCGAATATCCCATTCTGGCGCAAGCCTGGCTCCTGGGCGGACACATCCGCGTCGGGCTCGAGGACAACATCTACATCGAAAAGGGCGTGCTGGCCCAAAGCAATGCACAAATGGTCGAGAAGGCCGGCCGCATCGTTCGCGAACTGGGTGGCCGGCTCGCGACCCCCGGTGAAGCGCGCGAAATCCTGGGACTGAAAAAGCAGGCGCCGCTGGCCGCCTGACCCGAGCCGCAGACATCTTGAAAGGAATCGACATGTATAATGCGAGCGATCCGCGATCCGCTTTGGCTGGAGGACAGAAGGGGTCAGATACCCGGGTACACAAGAGCTTCTTCGGTTCGCAACTGGCCCTGTTCTACGACACGGCGCCGCAGCTCAGCGACGCCAATGGCCAAACCTGGATCGGCCGCGGCCAGAACTTCGTCATCGTATACCGCAAGGCCCACAAGGACGGCACCTTCGAGCGCGTCGACCAGCCGGACGAATATGCGATGATCATCCCGGATGCAGAGACGCGCGTCGAGATCACCACCGATGCCGGTACCGAGGAGGTGCCCGGCTATTCGGTCGTGTTCGTGCCGCCCGGCAGGAGCACGGTGCGCATGCTGACGGCCGGGACCATCGTGCAGCTCTTCACGCCCAGATCGACCGATCTTGCCGGGGCGGCATCCAATGCAGCCGCCTTTTCCGGGACGCATCCCAACGTGCCACCGTTCGAGGCATGGCCGGAGCCCCCCGGCGGCCTCAAGCTCAAATGGTACACGCTGGACGTGCCCGACGATCCCGCGCGCTTCGGGCGCATCTATCGCTGCACCACGTTCATGGTGAACTTCCTGTCCCCCCGTGTCGGGCCGCGGGCGCGCGACAATGTCTCGCCCCATCACCATGACGATTTCGAACAGTGTTCACTGGCCCTGACCGGCGCCTTCACGCATCACCTGCGCTGGCCCTGGACCACCGACATGAATGAGTGGCGCGAGGACGAGCATCTTTATTGCAAGTCGCCATCGATCTGCGTGATCCCGCCGCCATCCATCCACACCACAACTGCCGAGGGGCCGGAGGTCAACCAGTTGGTCGACATCTTCTCGCCGCCGCGCATGGACTTTTCGAGCAAGCCCGGCTGGGTCCTCAATGCCGATGACTATCCCCTGCGCGAAGCCTGAACGCTTGCCGAATGCATGAAAAAGCCGGGGTGGCGAGACCACCCCGGCTTCTTGCTGCCTGCCAGCGTCTGGCTCAGTTGGCCAGACCGACCAGCCGAGCCGGGTTGTCGACGACCATGGTGCGCACTTCAGCTTCGCTGTAGCCCAGTGCCAGGCACAGCTTTACGGCCTGCCGCATGCCTTCGACCGGGGTGGGATTGTCGACCTGACCCAAATCCGAGCCGATGGAAGAATTGGCAACGCCCGCCGCATCGATATGCTCCTTGAGCTCCTTCGGCGAATAGACGTTGAAACGGGAGTCGACATACATGGCGGCCGACTGCTCGACGATGACGCCCAGCTTGGCGAATTCGGCGATGTCTTCATAGGTAAAGTGCAGGCCATACATCGGGTGATTGATCAGCAGGCGCTTGACGCCGCGGCTGCGCGCTTCGTCGAACAGCTTCCAGATTTCCCAGACATGCAAATGCCCCGACGACAGGATCACTTCCGCCTCGGCAATCTGATCGAGGATCTGCTTGACCACGTCGAGGACGTTGCCGAGTTCATCGACTACGCTGAGCAGCGGCGAGTCCAGCAGCTTCACGTTGGAAACGAGCCGCGACTTGCGATGCGAGCTGCGGATATGGTTGGCCGACTGCGCGGTGGGCATCCAGATCAGCTTGGCGCCCATCTTGATCTGCGCATCGACCACGTAGGGATTGAACCCGCCGGTGGAATTGTTGAGCACCAGGCCCGAATACATCGCGAAGTCAGGCTTATCGATCAGCCGCTCCATCATGGGGATGATGGGCGCCGATGAATAGTGATGGTCCTTGAACAGGACGCCGCGCATGCCGGCCGCGATAGCCTCTTCCGCGGCTTGCATGTGGTCGAGTTGCCGGGGCATGGTGGATGGACCGGAATGGACATGGAGGTCGAGGGCACCCTTCAGGACGCGAGCCGCTGCTGCCTCGTCCACGCCTGCCATCAAGCCGCGCGCCTGTTCCCGATTTTCCTGACTTGTGCCCATGATAACTCTCCGCATGATCCAGTGTCGGCATAGTGGTTGACGCGCGCGATCCTCAACTTATAGTCCTCCCTGTTTCGCGCAGCGAAACGAAAGTCGTAGTTCGGAGGAGGACAAGCGATGTCGATTCGATCCATCGAGCGGTGTCTCAACGTGTTGCTGGAGCTCAACCAGCAGCCCATCAACACCATCGCCCAGCTCCATGCCCGCACCCGCCTGCCCAAGCCGACGCTGGTCCGCATCCTCAAGACGCTCGAAGAAGCCGGCTATGTCGAAAACGACTCCCGGCAGGGCGGATATCAGGTCAGCGCCCTGGTGACCTCGCTCAGTTCGGGCTACCACAAGAGCCCGCTGGTCGTTGAAGCAGGCCGCGCCTGGGCTCTCGCCATTACCCGCAAGCACAAATGGCCCATCGCCATAGCCCTCCCCGACTATACCAGCATGGTGGTACGGTTCAGCACGGTGCCGGATAGTCCGGTCTCGCCATTTCACAGCACCGTCAACCGGCGCCTGCAGATGCTGACGCGTGGCATGGGCCTGGCCTATCTGGCCTTTATCGAAAGCGAGGAGCGCGACCTGATCCTCGAAGCGCTGGCCAAGTCGGAGGACCCCGAGGACGGCCTCAGCCACCATCCGCAGGAGGTCAAACGCCTGCTGGCCCAGGTGCACAAGGCAGGCTATGCAACGCGCGCTTCCTTTGTCGAGCCGCGCAATTCCAACACCATTGCCGTGCCGATCATCAGCCAGGAGGGCCGTGTGC includes:
- a CDS encoding BKACE family enzyme, which produces MANPTILTCAVTGNITTLEQTPYLPITPEQIANAGLEAVRAGAAIIHVHVRHDNGRPSMELHHYREVVERLRAADEDVVINLTTGPGQRFIPSDDNPSVAAPGTTLMRPEPRVTHIEALRPELCSLDFNTMYSGTSVVINTPTNLGIMAERIRAAGVRPEVEVFDSGDIQLLNDMVRQGTIEAPVFCQIVLGVRYGAIATPETLAYLKSILPPGCNWGGAGVGRFEYPILAQAWLLGGHIRVGLEDNIYIEKGVLAQSNAQMVEKAGRIVRELGGRLATPGEAREILGLKKQAPLAA
- a CDS encoding helix-turn-helix domain-containing protein, which translates into the protein MSIRSIERCLNVLLELNQQPINTIAQLHARTRLPKPTLVRILKTLEEAGYVENDSRQGGYQVSALVTSLSSGYHKSPLVVEAGRAWALAITRKHKWPIAIALPDYTSMVVRFSTVPDSPVSPFHSTVNRRLQMLTRGMGLAYLAFIESEERDLILEALAKSEDPEDGLSHHPQEVKRLLAQVHKAGYATRASFVEPRNSNTIAVPIISQEGRVLASLGLTYFKSAFASEQEACERFVPVLQSAAVAISDDLGRLSRNMSVDVSELGAI
- a CDS encoding cupin domain-containing protein, whose protein sequence is MYNASDPRSALAGGQKGSDTRVHKSFFGSQLALFYDTAPQLSDANGQTWIGRGQNFVIVYRKAHKDGTFERVDQPDEYAMIIPDAETRVEITTDAGTEEVPGYSVVFVPPGRSTVRMLTAGTIVQLFTPRSTDLAGAASNAAAFSGTHPNVPPFEAWPEPPGGLKLKWYTLDVPDDPARFGRIYRCTTFMVNFLSPRVGPRARDNVSPHHHDDFEQCSLALTGAFTHHLRWPWTTDMNEWREDEHLYCKSPSICVIPPPSIHTTTAEGPEVNQLVDIFSPPRMDFSSKPGWVLNADDYPLREA
- a CDS encoding DUF6282 family protein, translating into MGTSQENREQARGLMAGVDEAAAARVLKGALDLHVHSGPSTMPRQLDHMQAAEEAIAAGMRGVLFKDHHYSSAPIIPMMERLIDKPDFAMYSGLVLNNSTGGFNPYVVDAQIKMGAKLIWMPTAQSANHIRSSHRKSRLVSNVKLLDSPLLSVVDELGNVLDVVKQILDQIAEAEVILSSGHLHVWEIWKLFDEARSRGVKRLLINHPMYGLHFTYEDIAEFAKLGVIVEQSAAMYVDSRFNVYSPKELKEHIDAAGVANSSIGSDLGQVDNPTPVEGMRQAVKLCLALGYSEAEVRTMVVDNPARLVGLAN